CACTGCGGGACAGTCAGATCCAGCGCTTGGAGCGCACCAGCCGGGCCGGGCGGGTGCTGGCTCGCCTCGCCAAGGACCCGAACCGCTTCCTGGCAACCATCCAGATCGGCATCACCCTGGCCGGTTTCCTGGCCTCCGCCGCCGCGGCGGTCTCGCTGGCCAAGCCCCTCGTGCCGCTGCTCGCAGTGTTCGGCGGCGCCGCCGAGACCGTGGCGATCGTGGTGGTGACCCTCGCGCTGACCTTCGTCACCCTGGTCTTCGGCGAGTTGGCACCCAAGCGGATCGCCATGCAGTCCGCCGAGCGGTGGGCGCTGCTGGTGGCTCGCCCACTCGACCTGCTCGCCAGTTTCACCCGCCCGGCCGTCTGGGCGCTCGGCGCCACCAGCGACCTGGTGGTCCGCCTGGTCGGGCTCAACCCGAAGCACCAGCCGGAGGAGATCGGCCCGGACGAGTTGCGCGACATCGTCGCCGGGAACCACGGCTTCACCAAGGAGCAGCGCACCATCATCGCCGGCGCCGTGGAGATCGCCGACCGGCGGTTGCGGGCTGTCCTCGTACCCCGGTTGCAGGTCTTCACGCTCGACAGCGGGACCACCGCGGAGGCCGCGCGGCTCGTGCTGGCCGCGACCGGGCACTCCCGGGCGCCGGTGGTGCGCCACGGCGGCCTGGACGACACGGCCGGCGTGATCCACCTGCGCGACCTGGTAGGGGTGCCCGACGACCGTCCGGTCGACGAGATCGCCCGGCCCCCGATGCTGTTGCCCGACTCGCTGCCGGTGGTGGACGCGCTGCGTCAGTTCAAGGCCGAGCGCCAGCACATCGCGCTCGTCGTGGACGAACGCGGCGCCGTCGACGGCATCGTGACGCTGGAGGACATCCTGGAGGAGATCGTCGGCGAGATCTACGACGAGACCGACCGGGACGTGAACTCGGTTCGCCGCGATCCCGACGGTGCGCTGCTGCTCCCCGGCACCTTCCCGGTGCACGACCTTCCTGACATCGGGGTCGAGTTGCCGTCGCGCCCGGCCGGTGACTACACCACCGTCGCCGGGCTGGTGCTGGCCCGACTCGGGCACATCCCCACCGTCGTCGGAGAGGACGTCACGCTGGACGGCTGGGTGCTGGTGGTGGCCGGCATCGACCACCGGGCGATCACCGAGGTACGACTGAGCCGCGTACCCGATGACGCCGACGCCGACGCCGATCTGACCTCGGAGCCGGTGCTGGACGAGGCCCGTAGCTGAACCGTCCGGGTGCCGCCGCTCAGTCGCGCGAGAGGTTCTGGAGTCGGACCTGACCGCGGGCGACCAGCCGCTCGTCGGCATCGGTGATCTCCACCTGCCACAGCTGCTGGCTGCGGCCCCGGTGCACGGGCGTGCCGACCGCGGTCAGCTCCCCGTCCCGGACGGCCCGCAGGAAGTCGGTCTGGTTCGACACGCCGACCACCGTGCCCCGGTCGGCCAGCCACAGGGAGCCACCCACGCTGGCCGCGGTCTCCACGACCGAGCAGTACACCCCACCGTGCTGGATGCCGAACGGCTGGTGCAGCTCCGGTCGGACCCGCCAGCTGATGACCACCCGGTCGGCGGACGCCTCTTCGAACTTCAGGCCGAGCAGGGCGACGAAACCACCCGTCAGATCCGGCATCTCCACGGCAGAACCCCTCCTCGATCAACGGGGCGCAAGCCTAACCGGGGCGGGTTACGGCAAACCCGGTACGGGTCGGCGCCGGTCATGGGGGAGAATCGGTGACCGTGACCGACAGCAGCCCCCCGCCGTCCCGGCGGGACTCCCTGACCGACGACCTGCTCTGGCGTGGCCTCATCCAGGACTCGACCGGCCTCGACGAGCTGCGCGAGCTGCTCGACGGGGGGACGGCCACCACCTATTACGTGGGCTTCGACCCCACCGCGCAGAGCCTGCACGTCGGCTCGCTCATGCAGGTCACCACGGCCCGCAGACTGCAACTCGCGGGGCACCGACCGTTGCTGCTGGTGGGTGGGGCGACCGGGCAGATCGGTGACCCGAAGGAGAGCGCCGAGCGGACGCTCAACCCGCCCGAGGTGATCGCCGGCTGGGTCGAGAGGATCCGTGAGCAGCTGGCGCCCTTCGTGTCGTACACGGGGGACAACGCGGCGCACCTGGTCAACAACCTGGACTGGACCGGCGAGATGTCGGTGGTCGAGTTCCTGCGCGACGTGGGAAAGCACTTCCCGGTCAACAAGATGCTCGCGCGGGAGGTGGTGCGGGCGCGGTTGGAGACGGGGATCAGCTTCACCGAGTTCAGCTACCAGCTGCTGCAGGCCAACGACTTCTACGAGCTGCATCGGCGGCACGGCTGCCAGCTTCAGTTCGGCGGGTCCGACCAGTGGGGCAACATCACCGCTGGCGTCGACTACGTCCGTCGACGTGGCGCGGGGCCGGTGCAGGCGTTCACCACGCCCCTGGTCACCAAGGCCGACGGCACGAAGTTCGGCAAGACCGAGGGCGGCGCCGTCTGGCTCGACCCGATGTTGACCAGCCCGTACGCCTTCTACCAGTTCTGGCTCAACGTCGACGACCGAGAGGTCGACCGCTACCTGCGCTACTTCAGCTTCCGTACGCGTGACGAGCTGGAGGAGTTGGCGAAGGCGACGGCCGAGCGGCCGGCGGCCCGCCTGGCGCAGCGGGCGCTCGCCGAGGAGCTGACCACTCTGGTGCACGGCGCCGAGGAGACCCGGCAGGCGGTCGCCGCCAGTCAGGCGCTCTTCGGGCGCGGATCGCTGGACGACCTCGCCCCGGAGACACTGCGGGCGGCGCTGACTGAAGCCGGGCTGGTGCGTCTCTCTGGCGAACCGCCGGATGTGGCGGGCCTGCTGCGGGATTCCGGGCTCGTGGGTGGTCTCAAGGAGGCCCGTCGGGTGATCGCCGAGGGCGGCGCCTACGTCAACAACAACAGGGTGACCGAGGTGGACGCCGAGGTTTCGTCGTCCGATCTGCTGCATGGGCGATACCTGGTGCTGCGCCGTGGCAAGCGCTCGTTCGCGGGCGTTGAGCTGGTCGAATAGTCGCCCGTCGACGATGTGACCGGGGACGCGTCCGGCGGATTTGACGATCATCCCGCCGGACGCGTAACTTTCTCTCTGCCAGCGCGGAACGGACGAAACAGGCGAAAGCCTGAGACGGCCGGAGCGCCGGCCAACGGCCTCGGGGTCGGCGGGCTCGCCCACCGGATCCCGGACCGGGAGGTGCCCCCAACGCCGCGAGGCGGATTTGGTGCGGCGAAACCGACCGGGTATGGTTACCAACCGGCAGGGCACCGGGCGGTCGCGGGAAATCGCGACGGCTGGCCTGCCAACTCCGTGACGAGAGCGGCGCAAGCCGGTCGAGACATGGTGCCCGCATTATCGGGTGAAGCACGACGAACCGGGAAACACCGGTTTGACGCGGCGGAAACGAGCGGGTAACGTAGTAAAAGTGCCTGGCGCTGGAAAGCGCTGGGGACGCTGAACGAAAAGCCCCGGTTGGGGTTCCGCTGAGGTGGGGCTTCTGGTCGGTGTGTGGTTGTTCTTTGAGAACTCAACAGGGTGCTTGTAAAGCCAGTGCCAATTATGATTTATACCCCGGACTGGTCAGTTTTTCTGGCTGGTTGGGATTCCTTTGGCAACATTTGTTTGTTGTCAGGATGCTGTTCAACTAATTTTTTGTTGGAGAGTTTGATCCTGGCTCAGGACGAACGCTGGCGGCGTGCTTAACACATGCAAGTCGAGCGGAAAGGCCCTTCGGGGTACTCGAGCGGCGAACGGGTGAGTAACACGTGAGCAACCTGCCCCAAGCTTTGGGATAACCCCGGGAAACCGGGGCTAATACCGAATAGGACCTTTGGCCGCATGGCCGGGGGTGGAAAGTTTTTCGGCTTGGGATGGGCTCGCGGCCTATCAGCTTGTTGGTGGGGTGATGGCCTACCAAGGCGACGACGGGTAGCCGGCCTGAGAGGGCGACCGGCCACACTGGGACTGAGACACGGCCCAGACTCCTACGGGAGGCAGCAGTGGGGAATATTGCACAATGGGCGGAAGCCTGATGCAGCGACGCCGCGTGAGGGATGACGGCCTTCGGGTTGTAAACCTCTTTCAGCAGGGACGAAGCGAGAGTGACGGTACCTGCAGAAGAAGCACCGGCCAACTACGTGCCAGCAGCCGCGGTAAGACGTAGGGTGCGAGCGTTGTCCGGATTTATTGGGCGTAAAGAGCTCGTAGGCGGCTTGTCGCGTCGACCGTGAAAACTTGGGGCTCAACCCCAAGCCTGCGGTCGATACGGGCAGGCTAGAGTTCGGTAGGGGAGACTGGAATTCCTGGTGTAGCGGTGAAATGCGCAGATATCAGGAGGAACACCGGTGGCGAAGGCGGGTCTCTGGGCCGATACTGACGCTGAGGAGCGAAAGCGTGGGGAGCGAACAGGATTAGATACCCTGGTAGTCCACGCTGTAAACGTTGGGCGCTAGGTGTGGGGGGCCTCTCCGGTTTCCTGTGCCGCAGCTAACGCATTAAGCGCCCCGCCTGGGGAGTACGGCCGCAAGGCTAAAACTCAAAGGAATTGACGGGGGCCCGCACAAGCGGCGGAGCATGCGGATTAATTCGATGCAACGCGAAGAACCTTACCTGGGTTTGACATGGCCGCAAAACTCGCAGAGATGTGAGGTCCTTCGGGGGCGGTCACAGGTGGTGCATGGCTGTCGTCAGCTCGTGTCGTGAGATGTTGGGTTAAGTCCCGCAACGAGCGCAACCCTCGTTCGATGTTGCCAGCGCGTTATGGCGGGGACTCATCGAAGACTGCCGGGGTCAACTCGGAGGAAGGTGGGGATGACGTCAAGTCATCATGCCCCTTATGTCCAGGGCTTCACGCATGCTACAATGGCCGGTACAATGGGCTGCGATACCGCGAGGTGGAGCGAATCCCAAAAAGCCGGTCTCAGTTCGGATCGGGGTCTGCAACTCGACCCCGTGAAGTCGGAGTCGCTAGTAATCGCAGATCAGCAACGCTGCGGTGAATACGTTCCCGGGCCTTGTACACACCGCCCGTCACGTCACGAAAGTCGGCAACACCCGAAGCCGGTGGCCCAACCCCTTGTGGGAGGGAGCCGTCGAAGGTGGGGCTGGCGATTGGGACGAAGTCGTAACAAGGTAGCCGTACCGGAAGGTGCGGCTGGATCACCTCCTTTCTAAGGAGCACCTTCCGACGAAAGTCGGTAAGGAGCCCGCACTACCCGAATGTGGTGGTGGGGTGCTCAGATGGCGGAGACACTGGCAAGTTTTACCCTGGCAACGGCCGGCGGCGCTTAGTACAGCCACTCTCTTCGGGGTGTGGTGGGAACGGATGACGTTGGTGCGGCTGGGGGAGAATGTGAGCACCCTGTTGGGTCCTGAAGGAACAACCATTGGTTGTTGTTTCAGAGACTTGGCCAGCCTCCTTGTGGGGGCTGGAAGTCTGCCAGGCATGGCCTGGCTCCACATACCGCCGGCGGTTGTCGGGTTTGGTGTGGGGCGGATCGGGTTGTGGGTTGGTCGTTTGTTGAGAATTGCACAGTGGACGCGAGCATCTTTGTGGTCAAGTTGTCAAGGGCGAACGGTGAATGCCTTGGCACCAGGAGCCGATGAAGGACGTGGGAGGCCGCGATAGGCCTGGGGGAGCTGTCAACCAAGCTGTGATCCCAGGGTGTCCGAATGGGGAAACCTGGCACCAGTCATGTGGTGTCACCCACACCTGAACACATAGGGTGTGTGGAGGGAACGCGGGGAAGTGAAACATCTCAGTACCCGCAGGAAGAGAAAACAATTTAGTGATTCCGTGAGTAGTGGCGAGCGAAAGCGGATCGAGGCTAAACCGGCTGCGTGTGATACCTGTCAGGGGTTGCGTGGTCGGGGTTGTGGGACCCTGCTGAACAAGCTGACACTTGTTCGAGAAGTTACAAAGTTAGTGGCTAGTCGAACAGTCTGGAATGGCTGACCGTAGACGGTGAAAGTCCGGTAGGTGAAAGTTGCTGACCTTCTGTGGGTGTTCCCGAGTAGCGGCGGACCCCTGAAATCTGCCGTGAATCTGCCAGGACCACCTGGTAAGCCTAAATACTTCCTGGTGACCGATAGCGGACAAGTACCGTGAGGGAATGGTGAAAAGTACCCCGGGAGGGGAGTGAAATAGTACCTGAAACCGTTCGCCTACAATCCGTCGGAGCCTTGCGGGGTGACGGCGTGCCTTTTGAAGAATGAGCCTGCGAGTTAGTGGCATGTGGCGAGGTTAACCCGTGTGGGGGAGCCGTAGCGAAAGCGAGTCTGAATAGGGCGATTCAGTCGCGTGTCCTAGACCCGAAGCGGAGTGATCTAGCCATGGGCAGGCTGAAGCGCGGGTAAGACCGCGTGGAGGGCCGAACCCACCAATGTTGAAAAATTGGGGGATGACCTGTGGTTAGGGGTGAAAGGCCAATCAAACTCCGTGATAGCTGGTTCTCCCCGAAATGCATTTAGGTGCAGCGTCGCGTGTTTCTTGCCGGAGGTAGAGCACTGGATGGTCTAGGGGGCCCACAAGCTTACCGAAATCAGCCAAACTCCGAATGCCGGTAAGTGAGAGCGCGGCAGTGAGACTGCGGGGGATAAGCTTCGTAGTCGAGAGGGAAACAGCCCAGATCACCAGCTAAGGCCCCTAAGCGTGTGCTAAGTGGAAAAGGATGTGGGGTCGCATAGACAACCAGGAGGTTGGCTTAGAAGCAGCCACCCTTTAAAGAGTGCGTAATAGCTCACTGGTCAAGTGGTTCCGCGCCGACAATGTAGCGGGGCTCAAGCACACCGCCGAAGCTGTGGCATTCACATTTTATCCTCGCTTGGACTTGATTCCTTGTGCAGGTGTGTGGATGGGTAGGGGAGCGTCGTGCCGCGAGTGAAGCAGCGGGGTGACCCAGTTGTGGACGCGGCACGAGTGAGAATGCAGGCATGAGTAGCGAAAGAAGGGTGAGAAACCCTTCCGCCGGATGACCAAGGGTTCCAGGGCCAGGCTAATCCGCCCTGGGTGAGTCGGGACCTAAGGCGAGGCCGAGAGGCGTAGTCGATGGACAACGGGTTGATATTCCCGTACCCGCGAAAGAGCGTCCCTGATGAACCTCGTTGTGCTAACCGCCCGAACTTGGTGAGGTCTTCGGACTGAGCTGAGGGAGCGTGGGAACCTGATGGGTAGTAGTCAAGCGATGGGGTGACGCAGGAAGGTAGCTGAGCCCGGCCGGTGGTTGTGCCGGGGTAAGCGTGTAGGCCGTGTTGTAGGCAAATCCGCAACACATATAGGCTGAGACGTGATGCCGAGCCGATTCAGGTGAAGTCAGTGATCCTATGCTGCCGAGAAAAGCCTCTAGCGAGTTCTTAGCGGCCCGTACCCCAAACCGACACAGGTGGTCAGGTAGAGAATACCGAGGCGATCGGGCGAACTGTGGTTAAGGAACTCGGCAAATTGCCCCCGTAAC
The nucleotide sequence above comes from Micromonospora luteifusca. Encoded proteins:
- a CDS encoding hemolysin family protein, with the translated sequence MQSYGSQLALVGILVVINALFAGSEMALVSLRDSQIQRLERTSRAGRVLARLAKDPNRFLATIQIGITLAGFLASAAAAVSLAKPLVPLLAVFGGAAETVAIVVVTLALTFVTLVFGELAPKRIAMQSAERWALLVARPLDLLASFTRPAVWALGATSDLVVRLVGLNPKHQPEEIGPDELRDIVAGNHGFTKEQRTIIAGAVEIADRRLRAVLVPRLQVFTLDSGTTAEAARLVLAATGHSRAPVVRHGGLDDTAGVIHLRDLVGVPDDRPVDEIARPPMLLPDSLPVVDALRQFKAERQHIALVVDERGAVDGIVTLEDILEEIVGEIYDETDRDVNSVRRDPDGALLLPGTFPVHDLPDIGVELPSRPAGDYTTVAGLVLARLGHIPTVVGEDVTLDGWVLVVAGIDHRAITEVRLSRVPDDADADADLTSEPVLDEARS
- a CDS encoding PaaI family thioesterase is translated as MPDLTGGFVALLGLKFEEASADRVVISWRVRPELHQPFGIQHGGVYCSVVETAASVGGSLWLADRGTVVGVSNQTDFLRAVRDGELTAVGTPVHRGRSQQLWQVEITDADERLVARGQVRLQNLSRD
- the tyrS gene encoding tyrosine--tRNA ligase, whose protein sequence is MTDSSPPPSRRDSLTDDLLWRGLIQDSTGLDELRELLDGGTATTYYVGFDPTAQSLHVGSLMQVTTARRLQLAGHRPLLLVGGATGQIGDPKESAERTLNPPEVIAGWVERIREQLAPFVSYTGDNAAHLVNNLDWTGEMSVVEFLRDVGKHFPVNKMLAREVVRARLETGISFTEFSYQLLQANDFYELHRRHGCQLQFGGSDQWGNITAGVDYVRRRGAGPVQAFTTPLVTKADGTKFGKTEGGAVWLDPMLTSPYAFYQFWLNVDDREVDRYLRYFSFRTRDELEELAKATAERPAARLAQRALAEELTTLVHGAEETRQAVAASQALFGRGSLDDLAPETLRAALTEAGLVRLSGEPPDVAGLLRDSGLVGGLKEARRVIAEGGAYVNNNRVTEVDAEVSSSDLLHGRYLVLRRGKRSFAGVELVE